Proteins encoded within one genomic window of Felis catus isolate Fca126 chromosome C1, F.catus_Fca126_mat1.0, whole genome shotgun sequence:
- the FPGT gene encoding fucose-1-phosphate guanylyltransferase isoform X4 yields MAAANALLGVALREATQRKLQRFSELRGKPVAAGKFWDIVAITAADEKQELAYKQQLSEKLKKKELPLGVQYHVFVDPAGAKIGNGGSTLCALQCLEKLYGDKWNSFTILLIHSASFLQHQNALVTHPVSFKVYWIQDVLWQLAQLWSILDWGLMFQLGKTALLVVVLS; encoded by the exons ATGGCTGCTGCAAACGCGCTCTTAGGCGTAGCGCTGCGAGAAGCCACCCAGCGAAAATTGCAGAGGTTTTCAGAACTGAGAG GCAAACCTGTGGCAGCTGGAAAATTCTGGGACATTGTTGCAATAACAGCAGCTGATGAAAAACAGGAACTTGCTTATAAGCAACAGCTCtcagaaaagctgaaaaaaaaggaGTTACCCCTTGGAGTCCAATATCATGTTTTTGTTGACCCTGCTGGAGCCAAAATAG gaaatggaGGATCCACACTTTGTGCCCTTCAATGTTTGGAAAAGTTATATGGAGATAAATGGAATTCTTTTACCATCCTATTAATTCATTCTG CATCTTTTCTACAACACCAAAATGCTCTGGTAACACATCCTGTATCATTCAAAGTTTACTGGATTCAGGATGTTCTGTGGCAACTGGCTCAGTTGTGGAGTATTCTAGATTGGGGCCTAATGTTTCAGTTGGGGAAAACTGCATTGTTAGTGGTTGTTCTGTCATAA